From a single Ovis aries strain OAR_USU_Benz2616 breed Rambouillet chromosome Y, ARS-UI_Ramb_v3.0, whole genome shotgun sequence genomic region:
- the LOC132658972 gene encoding heat shock transcription factor, Y-linked-like, with protein sequence MAHISSEIQDGPPKDEPTGSETSIRSSLYDYTTEDSVLRSMIEEYAFQALSEDLVIKRPHYTYSVSERDDVNDFLSLTFPQKLWNIVESDQFESIWWDDTGTCIVINEELFKKEVLERKDPFRIFETKSMKSLIRQLNLYGFHKKRQTVQRSASLPVFLEEENNISLLSKLQTYYNPNFKRGHPQLLVRMQRRVGINNVSPISSLVQDNKKHAKASVKKDDHNSEFLPESSGESAFPASTSLSVPFIQKPHTSQIVTHTSALSPAQSAISVRHTDQIVVDQTEIFKKLSIFNWHSQSSYPQVNGHVEDFATTTTSTSQNHIESPLQSSYSGLMVEASKFPDRHRDMSVHDSPFLNLQERGNSWFSVSTIAYTSASSLSSKLINNHHYVKTTLIKNDLSNMCQIMEPKGD encoded by the exons atggcacatatttcttcagaaattcaagatgggcCTCCTAAAGATGAacccactggttcagaaacctccattagatcttctttgtatgattatacaactgaggactcagttttgagatctatgattgaagaatatgcttttcaggctttaTCTGAGGATCttgtgatcaaaaggccacactacacatattctgtctctgaaagagatgatgtgaatgattttctttcactcacatttccacaaaaactttggaatatagttgaaagtgatcagtttgaatctatttggtgggatgacaCAGGCACATGTatagtgatcaatgaagaactctttaagaaagaagtcttggaaagaaaggatcctttcagaatatttgaaaccaagagcatgaaaagtttaattcgacagcttaaccTTTATGGATTTCATAAAAAGCggcaaactgttcaaagatcggcttcACTAcctgtctttctggaagaagaaaacaacatctctcttttgagtaag TTACAGACCTACTATAATCCAAATTTCAAAAGAGGCCATCCCCAACTTTTAGTAAGAATGCAAAGAAGAGTTGGAATTAACAATGTGTCTCCAATATCTTCATTAGTTCAAGATAACAAGAAGCATGCTAAAGCAAGTGTCAAAAAAGATGATCATAACTCTGAATTTCTTCCAGAAAGTAGTGGAGAGAGCGCATTTCCAGCCTCCACAAGTTTAAGTGTGCCTTTCATACAAAAGCCTCATACCAGCCAGATAGTCACTCATACAAGTGCCCTATCTCCAGCCCAATCAGCAATATCAGTTAGACACACAGACCAGATTGTGGTAGAtcaaactgaaatttttaaaaagttgagcaTTTTTAATTGGCACTCACAGAGCAGCTACCCTCAAGTAAATGGCCACGTTGAGGACTTTGCTACTACAACTACATCTACTTCTCAGAACCACATCGAATCTCCATTACAGAGCAGTTATTCTGGACTGATGGTGGAAGCTTCTAAATTTCCAGACAGGCATAGAGATATGTCAGTCCATGACAGTCCTTTTCTTAACCTGCAAGAGAGAGGCAACTCATGGTTCTCAGTGTCAACAATCGCTTATACATCTGCCTCCTCTCTTTCAAGTAAACTCATCAATAATCATCATTATGTGAAAACCACCCTAATTAAAAATGATCTATCAAATATGTGTCAGATTATGGAGCCTAAGGGAGATTGA